In one window of Clarias gariepinus isolate MV-2021 ecotype Netherlands chromosome 10, CGAR_prim_01v2, whole genome shotgun sequence DNA:
- the trim105 gene encoding tripartite motif containing 105 isoform X2, which produces MACSSSMKQPEAANLSEELTCAICYDLFRDPVMLGCMHHFCKECITTYWKSSRGPATCPQCRKEFTTKQFQTNYLVAGLVEKLRASSSPGSVRNLQQIKDGLESQNSQKEELLAMIRKDKEQMNIIKKVGADLRKRVCGDFKALHHLLQVEETAMLEQLKRDQTEMEKTLACHLEALHTAVRELEETLASLQLAASTIGNTAPLPELSSRPRVPTIKALSIEGLKSKYIAPLQYTLWRKMFLNLKPGPLPLTFDEDTVHPGLQLSRDRTQVVETEALLPYKLNPKRFVQCVNVLAAQGFHTGRHYWEVAVGTKTKWDIGVALETVNRQARVRLCPNNGYWTLRLRNNTEYSAGTQPWTPLRVTSRPLRIGVFLDCEERRVSFYNADDMSLLCSFSNGPVGKAFPFFSTCLSEPGQRAQPIQLLHFPTMAVRKS; this is translated from the exons ATGGCGTGCAGCAGCAGCATGAAGCAGCCCGAGGCTGCGAATCTCAGCGAGGAACTCACTTGTGCCATTTGCTATGATCTCTTCAGAGATCCAGTCATGCTTGGGTGCATGCATCACTTCTGCAAGGAATGCATCACTACCTACTGGAAAAGTTCCAGAGGCCCAGCAACATGCCCTCAATGCCGCAAGGAGTTCACGACCAAACAGTTTCAGACCAACTACCTGGTAGCCGGTCTGGTCGAAAAGCTCAGAGCCAGTTCGTCACCTGGATCCGTGAGGAATTTACAG CAGATTAAGGACGGCCTTGAGTCTCAAAACTCGCAGAAAGAAGAGCTACTTGCGATGATCCGTAAAGACAAAGAACAGATGAACATAATAAAA AAAGTTGGCGCTGATCTCAGGAAGAGGGTGTGTGGCGACTTTAAAGCTCTGCACCACTTGCTTCAAGTGGAGGAGACAGCCATGCTGGAACAGCTAAAGAGGGATCAGACAGAGATGGAGAAAACCCTGGCATGTCACCTCGAGGCCCTGCATACAGCAGTCCGAGAACTGGAGGAGACTCTGGCCTCACTTCAATTAGCTGCCAGCACCATAGGCAACACGGCACCG CTGCCAGAATTAAGTTCCAG ACCACGTGTTCCAACTATCAAAGCACTGTCTATTGAAGGTTTGAAGAGCAAATATATAGCGCCTCTTCAGTATACTTTGTGGCGGAAAATGTTTCTAAATTTAAAACCAG GGCCGCTTCCACTGACCTTTGACGAGGACACTGTTCATCCAGGCCTCCAGCTCTCTAGAGACAGGACCCAGGTGGTCGAGACTGAAGCTCTGCTGCCCTACAAACTCAATCCGAAGCGCTTCGTTCAGTGTGTTAATGTTCTCGCAGCCCAAGGATTCCATACAGGCAGACATTACTGGGAAGTGGCCGTCGGCACCAAGACCAAGTGGGACATCGGAGTTGCCCTGGAAACGGTGAATCGGCAGGCACGCGTGAGGCTCTGCCCCAATAATGGGTATTGGACCCTGCGTCTGCGCAACAACACCGAGTATTCAGCAGGCACCCAACCCTGGACCCCATTGCGTGTGACCTCTCGACCTCTAAGGATTGGGGTGTTTTTGGACTGCGAGGAGCGCAGAGTTTCCTTTTACAATGCCGATGACATGAGTCTGCTCTGTTCATTTTCCAACGGGCCTGTAGGAAAGGCTTTTCCATTCTTCAGCACGTGTCTCAGTGAACCTGGACAAAGAGCTCAGCCGATCCAACTGCTGCACTTCCCCACCATGGCTGTCCGAAAGTCCTGA
- the trim105 gene encoding tripartite motif containing 105 isoform X1, whose translation MACSSSMKQPEAANLSEELTCAICYDLFRDPVMLGCMHHFCKECITTYWKSSRGPATCPQCRKEFTTKQFQTNYLVAGLVEKLRASSSPGSVRNLQKQIKDGLESQNSQKEELLAMIRKDKEQMNIIKKVGADLRKRVCGDFKALHHLLQVEETAMLEQLKRDQTEMEKTLACHLEALHTAVRELEETLASLQLAASTIGNTAPLPELSSRPRVPTIKALSIEGLKSKYIAPLQYTLWRKMFLNLKPGPLPLTFDEDTVHPGLQLSRDRTQVVETEALLPYKLNPKRFVQCVNVLAAQGFHTGRHYWEVAVGTKTKWDIGVALETVNRQARVRLCPNNGYWTLRLRNNTEYSAGTQPWTPLRVTSRPLRIGVFLDCEERRVSFYNADDMSLLCSFSNGPVGKAFPFFSTCLSEPGQRAQPIQLLHFPTMAVRKS comes from the exons ATGGCGTGCAGCAGCAGCATGAAGCAGCCCGAGGCTGCGAATCTCAGCGAGGAACTCACTTGTGCCATTTGCTATGATCTCTTCAGAGATCCAGTCATGCTTGGGTGCATGCATCACTTCTGCAAGGAATGCATCACTACCTACTGGAAAAGTTCCAGAGGCCCAGCAACATGCCCTCAATGCCGCAAGGAGTTCACGACCAAACAGTTTCAGACCAACTACCTGGTAGCCGGTCTGGTCGAAAAGCTCAGAGCCAGTTCGTCACCTGGATCCGTGAGGAATTTACAG AAGCAGATTAAGGACGGCCTTGAGTCTCAAAACTCGCAGAAAGAAGAGCTACTTGCGATGATCCGTAAAGACAAAGAACAGATGAACATAATAAAA AAAGTTGGCGCTGATCTCAGGAAGAGGGTGTGTGGCGACTTTAAAGCTCTGCACCACTTGCTTCAAGTGGAGGAGACAGCCATGCTGGAACAGCTAAAGAGGGATCAGACAGAGATGGAGAAAACCCTGGCATGTCACCTCGAGGCCCTGCATACAGCAGTCCGAGAACTGGAGGAGACTCTGGCCTCACTTCAATTAGCTGCCAGCACCATAGGCAACACGGCACCG CTGCCAGAATTAAGTTCCAG ACCACGTGTTCCAACTATCAAAGCACTGTCTATTGAAGGTTTGAAGAGCAAATATATAGCGCCTCTTCAGTATACTTTGTGGCGGAAAATGTTTCTAAATTTAAAACCAG GGCCGCTTCCACTGACCTTTGACGAGGACACTGTTCATCCAGGCCTCCAGCTCTCTAGAGACAGGACCCAGGTGGTCGAGACTGAAGCTCTGCTGCCCTACAAACTCAATCCGAAGCGCTTCGTTCAGTGTGTTAATGTTCTCGCAGCCCAAGGATTCCATACAGGCAGACATTACTGGGAAGTGGCCGTCGGCACCAAGACCAAGTGGGACATCGGAGTTGCCCTGGAAACGGTGAATCGGCAGGCACGCGTGAGGCTCTGCCCCAATAATGGGTATTGGACCCTGCGTCTGCGCAACAACACCGAGTATTCAGCAGGCACCCAACCCTGGACCCCATTGCGTGTGACCTCTCGACCTCTAAGGATTGGGGTGTTTTTGGACTGCGAGGAGCGCAGAGTTTCCTTTTACAATGCCGATGACATGAGTCTGCTCTGTTCATTTTCCAACGGGCCTGTAGGAAAGGCTTTTCCATTCTTCAGCACGTGTCTCAGTGAACCTGGACAAAGAGCTCAGCCGATCCAACTGCTGCACTTCCCCACCATGGCTGTCCGAAAGTCCTGA